The following proteins are encoded in a genomic region of Notolabrus celidotus isolate fNotCel1 chromosome 19, fNotCel1.pri, whole genome shotgun sequence:
- the LOC117830740 gene encoding rapamycin-insensitive companion of mTOR-like, which translates to MAVSSIRVRPSRSSRIRGRNESGEEAIPLDLNRDPAENLHEILQSVSKQREVSNMRKLGHLNNLVKLLCSVGHSEEKLGFSCEEILMCLRLALLNEAKEVRAAGLRALRYMIRDSSVMEKVLRLQVDYLIARCIDIQQSNEIERTQAVRLARKMISVNAQLFPSSLTNSLIAVGNDGLHERDRMVRACIAIICELSLKNPVVVAQRGGLSTILRSVTACQLIRINEALITTVLHLLNHPHTRCYVRADVELEQILAPYTDFHYRHSPDSGQLKEDRQAQFTASKMSIIASFRSWSGIINLCKSGSSGLQSLIGLLCIPNMEVRRALLEVLYEIFHLVRPAVTADFNQALLSVDPSRCQDGWRLSDGFVASEARALLPHRSCSRPDLMDNYLALVLSAFIHSRLLEGLIEVITSSDEVLSICATILLGELLHLANTILPHSQSHHLHCLPSLINMAASFDVTPEKRLRASAAVNHLKCFHEEKRRGVKPDSLYLDHILRSSGESHCCREQSFRASAHRDIFIIKDSEDALMSHLRESHILNHKDHQDWNWSLIGTVLKWPNMSLRSHKDEQVHRFVQRLLIFYKPSSQQYGRLELEHPRARQLTLVGCQLVDFLLLSEEEGQVYLEDLVKDIVHSLFSAPVKPERGLSGSRLLSTLSQHYFLFLGALSTHTLGVRMLEKCNVFQSLLSMCSLKNQEHLLKLTVSTLDYSRDGLSRVILSKVLTAANDTCRLYATKHLRVLLRAGVEFFSNWGVQLLVTQLYDRNRSVSSEALDILDEACEDKTNLHALTEMRPALSHLGDKGVLLLLRFLSIPKGFSYLSERGYITAEMDRWQKEFNLKYVDLIEEQLNEALTTYRKPVNGEDFVRRSNQRSQRPHVYLPVHLYGQLVHEKTGCQLLQAQNVVPELSFIVHSPVLDRWEGIKQLKAALWALGNIGSSTWGLNLLQEEGVIPDVVDLAHSCEVLSIRGTCLYVLGLLSQTRQGCDLLKQQGWDSVRHSRRTLWPVVPEELEPQSRPSEWLTSGPQTPAESSRDPLQPSVCELDADRLQDSDLREDSSSSPYVYPRLMKDRSPLSMLASCNLRSRLLSLPGRKSCTPLHLENNSPEQGGELEGGHKPREDLSVPNKHLLNHSGGGEVCCEVKQGSSLGEVNGSGSGEVNKAEEVNGAGDVSREPCSFERLAEGVPSEGGGVPLKSRSQSFNTDSTTSGISSMSSSPTRETLHPHTETRRTPPHCSTPLSIPKSCSAYLLPPGSAHTLPRRAQSFRSPSASALNTMADCGLFCSSSSCCTSHRDALGYTTLRRLQHQRIQPSVSHSEARASPAKEILFTDAITRTCGSLDSRRTAQRFLKALSFASLDKEDLLSSINQTSLQTSSSVRSLISTGSFRSSEEFMGIALPVNINNMLQIKETPYFKKRLSPPSEDGSAGFFSGGSEGLGGGDSPSRLRPQLSVTELLMVSRVDQKQVLDSEETGLQDHNQDNCLYCSGMSVMRSRSEGGDSDPAEEPPNSDGLSPAPSDHLEVLVQTELSAGSGCSDGMSQGCAGSGTDLVLGLKSVPEDAPAGQVLLRKEVLRLIINLSSSVGTKNHETSLLTIKEKFPSAFDDVCLYSEVSVLLARCSFRLKSRRFIQELFQDVPFSPLYEMAESILSMSPWRSSAPPSDT; encoded by the exons ATGGCGGTGAGCAGCATCCGAGTCCGGCCGAGCAGGAGCTCCCGGATCagag GTCGGAATGAAAGCGGAGAGGAAGCCATCCCTCTGGATCTAAACAGAG ATCCTGCAGAAAACCTTCATGAGATCCTTCAGAGCGTGTCCAAGCAGAGAGAAGTGTCTAACATGAGGAAGCTGGGACACCTCAACAACTTGGTGAAG CTCCTGTGTAGTGTGGGTCACTCCGAGGAGAAACTGGGCTTCAGCTGTGAGGAGATCCTCATGTG TCTAAGGTTAGCGCTGCTGAATGAGGCCAAAGAGGTCCGAGCTGCAGGACTACGAGCTCTGCGTTACATGATCAGAGACAGCAGTGTGATGGAGAAGGTGCTGAGGCTGCAGGTGGACTACCTGATCGCCAG GTGCATCGATATTCAGCAGAGTAATGAGATCGAAAGAACTCAGGCAGTCAGGCTGGCACGCAAG ATGATCAGTGTGAACGCTCAgctcttcccctcctctctcaccaACTCGCTCATCGCTGTGGGTAACGACGGGCTGCACGAGCGAGATCGGATGGTGCGAGCCTGCATCGCAATCATCTGTGAGCTGT CCTTAAAGAACCCCGTTGTGGTGGCCCAGCGGGGGGGCCTCAGCACCATCCTGAGGAGTGTGACGGCTTGTCAGCTGATCCGGATCAATGAGGCTCTGATCACCACCGTCCTGCACCTCCTcaaccacccacacacacgctgcTACGTGCGTGCTGACGTGGAGCTGGAG caaaTCCTGGCCCCGTACAcggacttccactacagacacAGTCCGGACTCTGGGCAGCTTAA GGAGGACAGACAGGCTCAGTTCACAGCCAGTAAAATGTCCATCATCGCCTCCTTTCGCTCCTGGTCGG GTATCATTAACCTGTGTAAGTCAGGCAGTTCTGGACTCCAGTCTCTGATTGGTTTACTCTGTATACCAAACATGGAAGTGCGG agagcTCTGTTAGAGGTCCTGTATGAGATCTTCCACCTGGTCAGACCTGCAGTGACGGCAGACTTTAACCAGGCTCTCCTCAGTGTAG ACCCCAGCAGGTGTCAGGACGGTTGGAGGCTCTCTGACGGGTTCGTGGCTTCGGAGGCGAGAGCGCTCCTCCCTCACCGCTCCTGCTCCAG GCCCGACCTGATGGATAACTACCTGGCTTTGGTTCTCTCTGCGTTCATCCACAGCAGGCTGTTAGAG ggTCTGATCGAGGTGATCACCAGCAGTGATGAGGTCTTATCCATCTGTGCCACCATCCTGCTGGGAGAGCTTCTCCACCTG GCAAACACCATCCTCCCTCACAGCCAAAGTCACCACCTGCACTGTTTGCCCTCCCTCATCAACATGGCCGCCTCCTTCGACGTCACACCTGAGAAGAGACT gagAGCGAGTGCTGCAGTGAACCACCTGAAGTGTTTCCacgaggagaagaggagaggagtgaaaccTGACAGTCTGTACCTGGACCACATCCTCAGAAGCTCCGGAGAGTCACactgctgcagagagcagagcttCAGAGCTTCAGCTCACAGAGACATCTTCATCATCAAG gactctgaggacGCACTGATGTCCCACCTGAGGGAGAGTCACATCCTGAACCACAAAGACCACCAGGACTGGAACTGGAGCCTGATAGGAACTGTTTTAAAG tGGCCAAACATGAGTCTTCGCAGCCATAAGGACGAGCAGGTACACAG GTTTGTGCAGCGTCTCCTGATCTTCTATAAACCCAGCAGTCAGCAGTACGGCAGACTGGAGCTGGAGCACCCCAGAGCCCGGCAGCTGACCCTGGTGGGCTGTCAGCTAGTGGActtcctgctgctctctgaggaG GAGGGTCAGGTGTACCTGGAGGACCTGGTGAAGGACATCGTTCATAGTCTGTTCTCTGCTCCTGTTAAACCTGAGCGCGGTCTGTCAGGCAGCAGGCTGCTCTCCACACTCAGCCAGcactacttcctgtttctggGCGCTCTGTCAACTCACACGCTCGGCGTCAGGATGCTGGAGAAGTGCAACGTCttccagag tTTGTTGAGCATGTGCAGTCTGAAGAATCAGGAGCACCTGTTGAAGCTGACCGTCTCCACCCTGGACTACAGTAGAGACGGTCTTTCTCGAGTCATCCTGTCCAAAGTCCTCACGGCTGCCAACGAC ACCTGCAGACTCTACGCCACCAAGCACCTGCGCGTCCTCCTGCGTGCAGGTGTGGAGTTCTTCAGTAACTGGGGTGTGCAGCTCCTCGTCACTCAGCTGTACGACCGGAATAGGAGCGTCTCCTCGGAGGCGCTGGACATCCTGGACGAAGCCTGCGAGGACAAG ACCAACCTCCATGCTCTGACAGAGATGAGACCTGCTCTGTCACACCTGGGGGACAAaggtgtgctgctgctgctcag GTTTCTGTCGATCCCTAAAGGGTTCTCGTACCTGAGCGAGCGAGGATACATCACCGCAGAGATGGACCGATGGCAGAAG gagtTTAACCTGAAGTACGTGGACCTGATTGAGGAGCAGCTGAATGAGGCTCTCACCACCTATAGGAAGCCTGTGAACGGAGAGGACTTTGTACGCCGCAGCAACCAGAG gTCACAGAGGCCTCATGTGTACCTGCCTGTTCATCTGTACGGTCAGCTGGTTCATGAGAAGACTGGCTGTCAGCTCCTGCAGGCTCAG AATGTCGTTCCTGAGTTGAGCTTCATCGTCCACTCTCCCGTCCTGGACCGATGGGAGGGGATCAAGCAGCTGAAGGCCGCTCTCTGGGCTCTG GGGAACATCGGCTCGTCCACCTGGGGTctgaacctgctgcaggaggagggggtgaTCCCTGACGTTGTGGATCTGGCTCACAGCTGTGAGGTTCTGTCCATCAGAGG gacctGTCTCTACGTGCTCGGTCTCCTCTCTCAGACTCGTCAGGGCTGTGATTTGTTGAAGCAGCAGGGTTGGGACTCGGTGAGGCACAGCAGGAGGACCCTGTGGCCTGTAGTCCCAGAGGAGCTTGAGCCTCAGTCCAGACCATCAGAGTGGCTCACCTCTGGACCCCAGACTCCTGCAGAGTCCAGCAGAGACCCTCTTCAGCCCA gtgtgtgtgagctggatgCTGATAGGCTGCAGGACTCTGACCTCAGGGAggactcctcctcttctccgtACGTCTATCCCAGACTGATGAAGGACCGGAGCCCCCTCAGCATGCTGGCCTCCTGCAACCTCCGCAGCCGCCTCCTGTCCCTCCCAGGGAGGAAGTCCTGCACCCCCCTCCACCTTGAGAACAACAGCCCGGAACAAGGGGGAGAGCTGGAGGGGGGACACAAACCCAGAGAGGACCTCTCTGTTCCCAACAAACACCTGTTGAACCACTCAGGAGGGGGGGAGGTCTGCTGTGAGGTGAAGCAGGGGAGCAGCCTCGGGGAGGTGAACGGGTCTGGGTCAGGGGAGGTGAACAAGGCGGAGGAGGTGAACGGGGCGGGTGACGTGTCCCGGGAGCCGTGCAGCTTCGAGCGTCTGGCTGAAGGCGTCCCGTCAGAAGGGGGCGGAGTCCCGTTGAAGAGCCGGAGCCAGAGCTTTAACACTGACAGCACCACAAGCGGGATCAGCTCCATGAGCTCCAGCCCCACCAGAGAGACCCTGCACCCCCACACAGAGACCAGGAGGACCCCCCCACACTGCTCCacccctctctccatccctaAATCATGCTCGGCCTACCTGCTCCCTCCTGGCTCTGCCCACACTCTGCCCCGGCGGGCGCAGTCCTTCAGGTCTCCCTCGGCGAGCGCTCTGAACACCATGGCGGACTGCGGCCtgttctgcagctcctcctcctgctgcaccaGCCACAGAGACGCTCTGGGTTACACCACCCTGAGGAGGCTGCAGCACCAACGCATCCAACCCTCCGTGTCCCACAGTGAGGCACGCGCCTCCCCCGCCAAGGAGATCCTGTTCACCGACGCCATCACCAGGACCTGTGGGAGTCTGGACTCCAGACGCACAGCTCAGAG GTTCCTGAAGGCTCTGAGTTTTGCGTCTCTGGATAAAGAAGACCTGCTGAGTTCCATAAACCAGACCTCCCTGCAGACCTCGTCCTCCGTCCGCTCCCTCATCTCCACTGGATCCTTCAGGTCCTCTGAGGAGTTCATGGGCATCGCTCTGCCGgtcaacatcaacaacatgcTGCAG ATTAAAGAGACGCCTTACTTTAAGAAGAGGCTGAGTCCTCCCTCTGAGGACGGCTCTGCTGGATTCTTCTCTGGAGGATCTGAAG GTCTCGGGGGCGGGGACAGTCCGTCGAGGCTCCGCCCACAGCTCAGTgtcacagagctgctgatgGTGAGCCGGGTGGATCAGAAGCAGGTCCTGGACTCAGAGGAGACCGGCCTGCAGGATCACAACCAGGATAACTGTCTGTACTGTTCTGGAATGAGTGTGATGAGGTCCAGGTCTGAGGGCGGGGACTCAG ACCCTGCAGAGGAGCCCCCAAACTCAGATGGGCTCAGTCCAGCTCCCTCAGACCACCTGGAGGTCCTGGTCCAGACGGAGCTGTCAGCGGGGTCGGGGTGCAGTGACGGCATGTCTCAAGGGTGTGCAGGGAGTGGCACAGACCTGGTCCTGG
- the macir gene encoding macrophage immunometabolism regulator, with protein sequence MSVRMEMDMGGVARAPVSILPAAEIKSTLKPEQERPRCASTPCSPIRGTVAGYQILHMDSNYLVGFTTGEELLKLAHRWSEGGPEKSPVSESVPGSVQTPKSVDLGVHRSSRVFKARSRYYQPYDIPASSGRRRRRMPSSCETFLRPPANGETGRGLHAPLPLCLLKGKRAQSKSLDYLNLDRLSLKESTDTEVLQYQLQHLTLRGELRGERVFTRNKT encoded by the coding sequence atgTCGGTCAGGATGGAGATGGATATGGGTGGAGTAGCTCGGGCTCCGGTCTCGATCCTCCCTGCTGCAGAGATCAAGTCCACCTTGAAACCAGAACAAGAGAGACCCCGTTGTGCCAGCACGCCGTGCTCCCCCATCAGAGGGACGGTGGCTGGGTACCAGATCCTCCACATGGACTCCAACTACCTGGTGGGCTTCACCACGGgggaggagctgctgaagctgGCCCACCGGTGGTCAGAGGGGGGTCCAGAGAAGAGCCCGGTCTCAGAGTCTGTGCCGGGATCGGTCCAGACCCCTAAGTCGGTGGACCTGGGAGTCCACCGGTCTTCCCGGGTCTTCAAAGCCAGGAGTCGATACTACCAGCCTTATGACATCCCTGCCTCCAGCGGGAGGAGGCGGAGACGCATGCCCAGCTCCTGTGAGACCTTCCTCAGACCCCCTGCCAATGGGGAGACAGGACGGGGTCTGCACGCCCCCCTACCCCTCTGTCTGCTGAAAGGGAAGAGGGCCCAGTCCAAGTCCTTGGACTACCTGAACCTGGACAGACTGAGTCTGAAAGAGTCTACAGACACAGAGGTGTTACAGTACCAGCTGCAGCACCTCACGCTGCGGGGGGAGCTGCGGGGGGAACGTGTGTTTACCAGGAACAAGACTTGA